One genomic region from Leptolyngbyaceae cyanobacterium JSC-12 encodes:
- a CDS encoding hypothetical protein (IMG reference gene:2510097174), protein MSKAKALKIAWNIVKEGIKKALGVARELLDDAGRVITAIEVIDWLSPNEPAEKPEPEPPPDFNPPGSLDLPGHDPGKLVA, encoded by the coding sequence ATGAGCAAAGCTAAAGCTCTTAAAATAGCGTGGAATATAGTCAAAGAAGGAATCAAAAAAGCTCTAGGCGTTGCTCGGGAATTACTTGATGATGCTGGGAGAGTTATTACTGCGATTGAAGTAATAGATTGGCTCTCCCCAAACGAACCTGCTGAAAAACCTGAGCCAGAGCCTCCACCCGACTTTAACCCTCCAGGGTCGCTTGATTTACCAGGTCATGACCCAGGTAAACTAGTAGCATAA
- a CDS encoding cupin domain-containing protein (IMG reference gene:2510097178~PFAM: Cupin domain) — translation MKIPIHQSDVPFEVWYEGTDREIRGKPLCDIGGKAKVGVGLMELPPGSNTKPGHWHSKEEEHLYVLSGQAILHLGAERFSLRPGSYVCFPAGQAEPHHLVNTGTEPFSYIIIGERINDDEVTYPDGET, via the coding sequence GTGAAGATTCCCATCCATCAGTCTGACGTTCCCTTTGAGGTCTGGTATGAGGGGACTGATCGAGAAATTCGGGGTAAGCCACTTTGTGATATCGGAGGAAAAGCTAAGGTAGGTGTCGGTCTGATGGAATTGCCACCTGGCTCAAACACGAAGCCCGGACACTGGCACTCAAAGGAAGAAGAACATCTGTATGTTTTGTCGGGTCAAGCCATCCTTCACCTAGGGGCAGAGCGGTTCTCGCTGCGACCGGGTAGCTATGTTTGTTTTCCTGCTGGGCAAGCTGAGCCACACCATCTCGTCAACACGGGCACTGAGCCGTTCAGTTACATCATCATTGGTGAACGAATCAACGATGATGAGGTTACTTATCCAGATGGAGAAACCTAA
- a CDS encoding hypothetical protein (IMG reference gene:2510097175) — protein sequence MAHVSFSGRVTRLYPDRGGAYIQLDEGTYYYLLLNHENYDAIFSMAMFAAINGVSFTIRITGGKSASGHDLVEYATMNFPLPK from the coding sequence ATGGCACATGTATCTTTTAGTGGAAGAGTAACGCGCCTCTATCCTGATCGAGGAGGTGCATACATCCAATTAGATGAGGGAACGTACTATTATCTACTTCTAAACCATGAAAATTACGATGCTATTTTTTCAATGGCGATGTTCGCAGCTATCAATGGCGTATCCTTCACTATCAGAATCACAGGAGGAAAGTCTGCAAGCGGTCACGATCTAGTAGAGTATGCAACCATGAACTTTCCTTTACCTAAGTAA
- a CDS encoding hypothetical protein (IMG reference gene:2510097177) produces MDGIVPERQKLIEAVNTLPDEALLELASFLDYLRYKSIQRRDPDNNAANFLVAVAGLGNSGQHDVSERDEEILGSEIDPVYGWSRKLSDRP; encoded by the coding sequence ATGGACGGAATTGTTCCAGAACGGCAAAAGCTAATTGAGGCTGTCAATACCCTCCCTGACGAGGCTTTGCTTGAACTTGCTAGTTTTCTTGACTATCTTCGCTACAAGTCAATTCAAAGAAGGGATCCGGACAATAATGCTGCTAATTTTCTAGTTGCAGTTGCAGGGTTGGGCAATTCTGGTCAACATGATGTTTCAGAACGGGATGAGGAAATTCTAGGCAGTGAAATTGATCCTGTTTATGGTTGGAGTCGCAAGCTAAGCGATCGTCCATGA
- a CDS encoding putative nucleic acid-binding protein (IMG reference gene:2510097176~PFAM: PIN domain), with product MTAILDTSFLFALTDQSDRNHQRVLAVAQSVNEPLVLPVVVLPEVCYLITSRLGHQAMRRFVSSMTPDTVQVEPVIPEDLVQVHEILEQYADNQLDFTDAAIVAIAKRLAITRVYTLDRRDFSIIRPSHCDYFELLP from the coding sequence ATGACAGCGATACTCGATACTAGTTTTTTGTTTGCACTGACCGATCAGAGCGATCGCAATCATCAGCGAGTGTTGGCTGTTGCTCAAAGTGTAAATGAGCCATTGGTGCTGCCTGTAGTTGTTCTACCTGAAGTCTGCTATCTAATTACATCGAGATTGGGGCATCAAGCGATGCGTCGTTTTGTGTCCAGCATGACACCTGATACGGTTCAAGTTGAGCCTGTAATACCAGAGGATTTAGTACAGGTGCATGAGATTTTGGAACAGTATGCTGATAATCAGCTTGATTTTACAGATGCCGCGATCGTTGCCATAGCCAAAAGGCTTGCTATTACTCGCGTTTACACGCTTGATCGGCGAGATTTTTCGATTATTCGCCCAAGCCACTGCGATTACTTTGAGTTACTGCCCTAA